In Apis mellifera strain DH4 linkage group LG3, Amel_HAv3.1, whole genome shotgun sequence, one DNA window encodes the following:
- the LOC410958 gene encoding ubiquitin-like modifier-activating enzyme 1 — protein sequence MSSAEVVESSVDPPAKKRRVAATTGGADDSTTIADMAKNGSTSRASAEIDEGLYSRQLYVLGHDAMRCMASSDVLISGLGGLGVEIAKNVILGGVKSVTLHDDALCQISDLGSQFYLTEADIGKNRAIACCQRLSELNNYVPTRHYSGPLTDCYIKKFKVVVLTETSLKEQLRISEITHANNIALIIADTRGLFSQVFCDFGEKFTIVDINGEPPVSAMVASISQDTEGVVTCLDDTRHGMEDGDYVTFSEVQGMTELNGCDPIKIKVLGPYTFSIGDTSKYSEYIRGGIVTQVKMPKILQFASLKDALKKPKFQITDFGKFDYPEQIHLAFMTLHNYIEENRKLPRPWNQEDANEFLSLARTLKEEVGSETEINIELFDIFAKICSGNLNPMNATIGGIVAQEVMKACSGKFCPIFQWLYFDAIECLPTDRSEFTEEDCCSIGSRYDSQIAVFGRKFQSKIGNLKYFVVGAGAIGCELLKNFAMLGVGAENGSVIVTDMDLIEKSNLNRQFLFRPSDVQQSKSSTAAKVIKSMNPSMKVIAHENRVCPETEKIYNDDFFEVLDGVANALDNVNARIYMDRRCVYYRKPLLESGTLGTKGNTQVVVPFLTESYSSSQDPPEKSIPICTLKNFPNAIEHTLQWARDNFEGLFRQAAENAAQYISDPQFVERTIKLPGVQPLEVLESVKTALVDERPKSFADCVAWARCHWQEQYSNQIRQLLFNFPPDQVTSSGQLFWSGPKRCPEPLTFNVNDPLHLDYIVAAANLKAKVYGIPINRNREEIARIVSTVQVPNFTPKSGVKIAETDSQVQVSNGSGNIDHERLTQLQEELPRVEDLNGLVIYPQEFEKDDDTNFHIDFIVAASNLRATNYKIPPADRHKSKLIAGKIIPAIATTTSVVAGLVCLELIKLTRGVKDLSIYKNGFVNLALPFFGFSEPIAAPKLKYYDTDWTLWDRFEVKGELTLKEFLDYFKEHHNLEVTMLSQGVCMLYSFFMAKPKCQERMSLLMSEVVKKVSKKKLEPHVRALVFELCCNDTDGNDVEVPYVRYTLP from the exons ATGTCTAGTGCTGAGGTGGTGGAGAGCTCCGTTGACCCCCCAGCTAAGAAGCGACGCGTTGCTGCCACCACGGGAGGAGCCGACGATTCGACGACGATCGCAGACATGGCGAAAAATGGCTCGACGTCTCGGGCTTCTGCCGAAATTGATGAGGGTCTATACTCCAGGCAGCTCTACGTCCTCGGCCATGACGCCATGCGTTGCATGGCATCTTCTGATGTCTTGATATCCGGTCTCGGCGGGCTTGGCGTGGAAATTGCTAAGAACGTCATCCTCGGCGGCGTCAAGTCCGTTACATTGCATGATGACGCGCTGTGCCAGATTTCAGATCTCGGTTCACAATTCTATCTTACCGAAGCGGATATAG gtaAAAATCGAGCTATTGCCTGTTGTCAACGTTTATCAGAGTTGAATAATTATGTCCCTACACGTCATTATTCTGGACCCTTAACTGATTGTTATATCAAGAAGTTTAAAGTTGTTGTTTTGACTGAAACTTCATTGAAAGAACAATTACGTATTTCTGAGATTACTCATGCAAATAATATAGCTCTTATTATAGCAGATACCAGAGGCCTATTTTCTCAAGTCTTTTGTGACTTTGGGGAAAAATTCACAATAGTTGATATCAATGGTGAACCACCTGTAAGTGCAATGGTTGCTAGTATTTCACAAGACACAGAAGGTGTAGTTACTTGTTTAGATGATACACGTCATGGCATGGAAGATGGTGATTATGTCACTTTTTCTGAAGTACAGGGAATGACAGAATTAAATGGTTGTgatccaataaaaattaaagttctTGGTCCATATACTTTTAGCATTGGAGATACATCcaaatattctgaatatattCGAGGTGGTATAGTAACACAAGTAAAAATGCCAAAGATCTTGCAATTTGCTTCTTTGAAAGATGCTTTGAAAAAACCAAAGTTTCAAATTActgattttggaaaatttgattatcCAGAACAGATACATTTAGCTTTCATgacattacataattatatagaggaaaatagaaaattacctAGACCATGGAATCAAGAAGATGCAAATGAATTCTTAAGTTTAGCTAGAACTCTGAAAGAGGAAGTAGGTAGTGaaactgaaataaatatagaactgTTTGATATATTTGCAAAGATATGTTCTGGAAATTTAAATCCAATGAATGCTACTATTGGAGGAATTGTAGCCCAAGAAGTTATGAAAGCTTGTTCTGGAAAGTTTTGTCCTATATTCCAATGGCTATATTTTGATGCTATTGAATGTCTACCTACAGATCGATCTGAATTCACAGAGGAAGATTGTTGTTCTATTGGATCACGTTATGATTCACAGATTGCTGTTTTTGGACGCAAATTCCAATCaaagattggaaatttaaaatattttgttgtagGAGCAGGAGCTATAGGATGTGAATTGCTCAAAAACTTTGCAATGTTAGGTGTTGGTGCTGAGAATGGTAGTGTTATAGTCACTGATATGGATTTGatagaaaaatctaatttgaaTAGACAATTCTTATTTAGACCATCTGATGTTCAACAATCTAAATCATCAACAGCAGCTAAAGTCATAAAAAGTATGAATCCAAGCATGAAAGTGATAGCTCATGAAAATAGAGTTTGTCCtgaaacagaaaaaatttataatgatgacTTTTTTGAAGTCTTAGATGGAGTAGCAAATGCATTAGATAATGTTAACGCTCGTATTTATATGGATCGTCGCTGTGTATATTACAGAAAACCGCTCTTAGAATCTGGTACACTAGGTACAAAGGGTAACACTCAAGTTGTTGTTCCTTTCTTAACTGAATCATATAGTTCTTCTCAAGATCCTCCAGAAAAGAGTATACCAATAtgcacattaaaaaatttccctaATGCTATAGAACATACTTTACAATGGGCCAGAGACAATTTTGAAGGTTTATTTCGCCAAGCTGCGGAAAATGCCGCTCAATATATATCCGATCCACAGTTTGTGGAGAGAACGATAAAACTGCCTGGTGTTCAGCCACTAGAAGTTTTAGAATCTGTTAAAACTGCTCTGGTTGACGAAAGGCCAAAATCATTTGCCGATTGTGTTGCTTGGGCTCGTTGTCATTGGCAGGAGCAATATAGTAATCAAATTAGACAACTTTTGTTTAACTTTCCTCCTGATCAAGTGACATCCAGTGGTCAGCTATTTTGGTCTGGGCCAAAAAGATGCCCTGAACCACTCACGTTTAATGTTAATGATCCATTACATTTAGATTATATTGTAGCTGCTGCTAATTTAAAGGCAAAAGTGTATGGTATTCCCATCAATAGAAACCGAGAAGAAATCGCTAGGATTGTTAGCACTGTACAAGTGCCGAATTTCACACCAAAATCTGGAGTAAAGATTGCGGAAACAGATTCGCAAGTACAAGTATCCAATGGTAGTGGAAATATTGATCATGAGAGACTCACTCAATTGCAAGAAGAACTACCAAGAGTTGAAGATCTTAATGGTTTGGTAATCTATCCACAAGAATTCGAAAAGGATGATGATACCAACTTCCACATTGATTTTATTGTGGCTGCTTCAAATCTCCGTGCTACTAATTACAAAATTCCACCTGCTGACCGACATAAGAGTAAACTAATTGCTGGTAAAATAATACCAGCTATTGCTACTACTACTTCAGTGGTGGCAGGTTTAGTTTGTCTGGAGCTTATTAAGCTGACTCGTGGCGTGAAggatctatctatctataagAATGGTTTTGTTAATTTGGCTTTACCATTCTTCGGTTTTTCTGAGCCTATCGCTGcgccaaaattaaaatattatgatacagATTGGACACTATGGGATCGATTCGAAGTAAAGGGAGAACTGACgctaaaagaatttttggattatttcAAGGAACATCACAATCTGGAGGTTACTATGCTATCTCAAGGTGTTTGTATGCTTTACTCTTTCTTCATGGCAAAGCCAAAATGCCAAGAGCGTATGAGTCTTTTGATGTCTGAAGTAGTAAAGAAGGTGTCAAAGAAGAAGTTAGAACCTCATGTACGTGCGTTGGTATTCGAACTTTGCTGTAATGATACCGATGGTAATGACGTGGAAGTTCCATATGTTCGTTATACTTTGCCGTGA
- the LOC410959 gene encoding kinesin-like protein KIF12 isoform X1: MVLVKNSPPSRGESPQKENGRKDKGKNRVSRGNSPADQTSRGNSPGKSNSGVKVIGKNNLTKSRGSETGSIERLIDGDKRVIATKHLLPENNINVVVRVRPLSKKEIKTGDDMAVQFPGEGQIYCEGFPSSGDKKGKLFSYNVVFEPTATQEDILQFSGVKKLIEMAVEGFSCTAFCYGQTGSGKTHTLTGPPEMFEKMNPYSEQHGLVFRSFVYLFKLLQEREECNFVLKASFLEIYNEKVIDLLNPGTSRKPLMVRWSKKTRGFFVENLFTVECEELDDLLAVLEEGMRNRKVGAHNMNDHSSRSHSILTVNITSEQQMDNSVFISRQGKINFVDLAGSEMTKKTQSEGKTLEEANNINKSLMVLGYCIASLSDGKRKGGHIPYRDSKLTKLLADSLAGNGVTLMIACISPAKSNASETLNTLRYAARVKKIRTKPIVVMDPREALILSLKREVGALQTENEHLRAALHLNNDTSNIIRSESKAERKIPLTPPVVDLNKLSEMERSELSQLIHAYITENEALRRENAELYATREQVIRDQELVCRENERLLKKLEDVNSFYHCRVCCRSPIIPARPTYSAEMLNDSNNENAPGATNVWTNPNVEPTPLSSDMIRHGLYRSASSMPEKIQKELDKRRIVGSYNNIVEAYKDKSHHRRHNSWDNGNGMTRMSPDQSMSPIDINQYKKASIRRTSTVPEERRPSQTNDLLGEPIQPIDHSYNESPDSILSGSLEIMNSTPNTAESEIPTIPFPAVTHILIPLNTSEFEDHSPKTSKKFKEKEDETIQRAFGSPIPIDEDKPL, from the exons ATGGTGCTTGTGAAAAATTCACCACCTTCGCGAGGCGAGAGTcctcaaaaagaaaatgggaGGAAAGATAAGGGGAAGAATCGCGTGTCACGTGGCAATAGTCCAGCGGATCAGACTTCCAGAGGAAATAGCCCAGGAAAGAGCAATTCTGGTGTCAAAGTAATCGGGAAAAACAATTTGACGAAGTCTCGTGGAAGCGa GACCGGTAGTATCGAGAGACTGATAGATGGTGATAAGAGAGTAATTGCCACCAAACATTTGCTTCCAGAGAACAACATAAATGTTGTCGTCag AGTTCGCCCACTCAGCAAGAAGGAAATTAAAACCGGCGATGATATGGCCGTGCAATTTCCCGGAGAGGGGCAGATATAC TGCGAAGGATTTCCGAGTAGCGGGGACAAGAAGGGCAAATTATTTTCGTACAACGTGGTGTTCGAGCCCACGGCCACTCAGGAGGACATCTTACAATTTTCTGGCGTGAAAAAACTTATCGAAATGGCGGTGGAGGGATTCAGTTGTACCGCGTTCTGTTACGGGCAAACTGGAAGCGGGAAAACCCATACACTCACGGGGCCTCCAGAAATG TTCGAAAAAATGAATCCTTATTCGGAGCAACATGGCTTGGTCTTCCGCTCTTtcgtctatttatttaaattgttgcaAGAACGAGAAGAATGTAATTTTGTGTTGAAAGCCTCCTTCCTGgagatttataatgaaaag GTAATAGATTTGTTAAATCCTGGCACATCGAGGAAACCTTTAATGGTCCGGTGGAGTAAAAAGACACGAGGCTTTTTCGTCGAGAATCTTTTCACTGTTGAATGCGAAGAACTTGATGATCTTCTGGCTGTTCTCGAAGAAG GGATGAGAAATAGAAAAGTCGGTGCACACAATATGAATGATCATTCTAGCAGAAGTCATAGTATCCTCACTGTCAATATCACATCTGAGCAACAG ATGGATAACAGCGTATTCATCTCAAGACaaggaaaaatcaattttgtcgATCTGGCTGGTAGTGAGATGACGAAAAAGACACAAAGTGAGGGGAAAACTTTGGAAGAAGCGAACAATatcaataaaagtttaatggTTCTAG GTTACTGCATAGCTTCTTTGAGTGATGGGAAACGTAAGGGTGGACATATTCCATATCGAGACAGTAAACTAACTAAACTTCTGGCCGATAGTTTAGCGGGAAATGGTGTTACTTTAAtg ATCGCTTGTATTTCACCAGCTAAATCGAACGCAAGCGAAACTTTGAATACTTTGAGATATGCAGCgagagtaaaaaaaatccgaACAAAACCTATCGTGGTAATG gATCCTCGAGAAGCTCTGATTCTTAGTCTGAAACGAGAGGTAGGAGCCTTACAAACAGAAAATGAACATCTTCGAGCAGctcttcatttaaataatgataccTCAAATATAATTCGTAGCGAATCTAAAG ctgaaagaaaaataccaTTGACACCTCCAGtagtagatttaaataaactatCTGAAATGGAACGATCTGAATTAAGTCAACTGATCCATGCATATATTACTGAAAATGAAGCTCTTCGTCGAGAAAATGCAGAGTTATATGCTACAAGAGAGCAAGTGATACGGGATCAAGAACTTGTTTGCAGAGAAAACGAGAGGTTACTGAAGAAACTCGAAGATGTCAACTC GTTTTATCACTGCAGAGTATGTTGTCGATCCCCAATCATACCTGCCAGACCTACATATTCAGCGGAAATGCTAAATGATAGTAATAACGAGAATGCACCTGGCGCAACCAATGTTTGGACCAATCCTAACGTGGAACCTACTCCCCTTTCGAGT GATATGATCAGACATGGGTTATACAGATCTGCAAGTAGTATGCCagagaaaatacaaaaagaattaGATAAACGAAGAATTGTAGGaagctataataatatagtagaaGCATACAAAGACAAGAGTCATCACCGTAGACACAATTCATGGGATAATGGAAACGGCATGACGAGAATGAGTCCGGATCAGTCCATGTCACCGATAGACATTAATCA GTATAAAAAGGCGAGCATACGTCGCACCTCGACAGTTCCTGAAGAACGTAGACCATCACAAACCAACGATCTTTTGGGCGAACCAATTCAACCAATTGACCATTCGTATAATGAATCCCCAGATTCAATTCTTAGCGGTTCTTTAGAAATAATGAACTCAACGCCGAACACAGCTGAATCAGAGATACCTACAATACCATTTCCGGCAGTAACGCACATTTTGATACCGTTGAATACTTCAGAATTTGAAGACCATTCACCAAaaacatcaaaaaaatttaaagaaaaagaggatgaGACTATTCAACGAGCGTTTGGAAGTCCAATTCCTATTGATGAAGATAAACCACTTTGa
- the LOC410959 gene encoding kinesin-like protein KIF12 isoform X2 has product MVLVKNSPPSRGESPQKENGRKDKGKNRVSRGNSPADQTSRGNSPGKSNSGVKVIGKNNLTKSRGSETGSIERLIDGDKRVIATKHLLPENNINVVVRVRPLSKKEIKTGDDMAVQFPGEGQIYCEGFPSSGDKKGKLFSYNVVFEPTATQEDILQFSGVKKLIEMAVEGFSCTAFCYGQTGSGKTHTLTGPPEMFEKMNPYSEQHGLVFRSFVYLFKLLQEREECNFVLKASFLEIYNEKVIDLLNPGTSRKPLMVRWSKKTRGFFVENLFTVECEELDDLLAVLEEGMRNRKVGAHNMNDHSSRSHSILTVNITSEQQMDNSVFISRQGKINFVDLAGSEMTKKTQSEGKTLEEANNINKSLMVLGYCIASLSDGKRKGGHIPYRDSKLTKLLADSLAGNGVTLMIACISPAKSNASETLNTLRYAARVKKIRTKPIVVMDPREALILSLKREVGALQTENEHLRAALHLNNDTSNIIRSESKAERKIPLTPPVVDLNKLSEMERSELSQLIHAYITENEALRRENAELYATREQVIRDQELVCRENERLLKKLEDVNSVCCRSPIIPARPTYSAEMLNDSNNENAPGATNVWTNPNVEPTPLSSDMIRHGLYRSASSMPEKIQKELDKRRIVGSYNNIVEAYKDKSHHRRHNSWDNGNGMTRMSPDQSMSPIDINQYKKASIRRTSTVPEERRPSQTNDLLGEPIQPIDHSYNESPDSILSGSLEIMNSTPNTAESEIPTIPFPAVTHILIPLNTSEFEDHSPKTSKKFKEKEDETIQRAFGSPIPIDEDKPL; this is encoded by the exons ATGGTGCTTGTGAAAAATTCACCACCTTCGCGAGGCGAGAGTcctcaaaaagaaaatgggaGGAAAGATAAGGGGAAGAATCGCGTGTCACGTGGCAATAGTCCAGCGGATCAGACTTCCAGAGGAAATAGCCCAGGAAAGAGCAATTCTGGTGTCAAAGTAATCGGGAAAAACAATTTGACGAAGTCTCGTGGAAGCGa GACCGGTAGTATCGAGAGACTGATAGATGGTGATAAGAGAGTAATTGCCACCAAACATTTGCTTCCAGAGAACAACATAAATGTTGTCGTCag AGTTCGCCCACTCAGCAAGAAGGAAATTAAAACCGGCGATGATATGGCCGTGCAATTTCCCGGAGAGGGGCAGATATAC TGCGAAGGATTTCCGAGTAGCGGGGACAAGAAGGGCAAATTATTTTCGTACAACGTGGTGTTCGAGCCCACGGCCACTCAGGAGGACATCTTACAATTTTCTGGCGTGAAAAAACTTATCGAAATGGCGGTGGAGGGATTCAGTTGTACCGCGTTCTGTTACGGGCAAACTGGAAGCGGGAAAACCCATACACTCACGGGGCCTCCAGAAATG TTCGAAAAAATGAATCCTTATTCGGAGCAACATGGCTTGGTCTTCCGCTCTTtcgtctatttatttaaattgttgcaAGAACGAGAAGAATGTAATTTTGTGTTGAAAGCCTCCTTCCTGgagatttataatgaaaag GTAATAGATTTGTTAAATCCTGGCACATCGAGGAAACCTTTAATGGTCCGGTGGAGTAAAAAGACACGAGGCTTTTTCGTCGAGAATCTTTTCACTGTTGAATGCGAAGAACTTGATGATCTTCTGGCTGTTCTCGAAGAAG GGATGAGAAATAGAAAAGTCGGTGCACACAATATGAATGATCATTCTAGCAGAAGTCATAGTATCCTCACTGTCAATATCACATCTGAGCAACAG ATGGATAACAGCGTATTCATCTCAAGACaaggaaaaatcaattttgtcgATCTGGCTGGTAGTGAGATGACGAAAAAGACACAAAGTGAGGGGAAAACTTTGGAAGAAGCGAACAATatcaataaaagtttaatggTTCTAG GTTACTGCATAGCTTCTTTGAGTGATGGGAAACGTAAGGGTGGACATATTCCATATCGAGACAGTAAACTAACTAAACTTCTGGCCGATAGTTTAGCGGGAAATGGTGTTACTTTAAtg ATCGCTTGTATTTCACCAGCTAAATCGAACGCAAGCGAAACTTTGAATACTTTGAGATATGCAGCgagagtaaaaaaaatccgaACAAAACCTATCGTGGTAATG gATCCTCGAGAAGCTCTGATTCTTAGTCTGAAACGAGAGGTAGGAGCCTTACAAACAGAAAATGAACATCTTCGAGCAGctcttcatttaaataatgataccTCAAATATAATTCGTAGCGAATCTAAAG ctgaaagaaaaataccaTTGACACCTCCAGtagtagatttaaataaactatCTGAAATGGAACGATCTGAATTAAGTCAACTGATCCATGCATATATTACTGAAAATGAAGCTCTTCGTCGAGAAAATGCAGAGTTATATGCTACAAGAGAGCAAGTGATACGGGATCAAGAACTTGTTTGCAGAGAAAACGAGAGGTTACTGAAGAAACTCGAAGATGTCAACTC AGTATGTTGTCGATCCCCAATCATACCTGCCAGACCTACATATTCAGCGGAAATGCTAAATGATAGTAATAACGAGAATGCACCTGGCGCAACCAATGTTTGGACCAATCCTAACGTGGAACCTACTCCCCTTTCGAGT GATATGATCAGACATGGGTTATACAGATCTGCAAGTAGTATGCCagagaaaatacaaaaagaattaGATAAACGAAGAATTGTAGGaagctataataatatagtagaaGCATACAAAGACAAGAGTCATCACCGTAGACACAATTCATGGGATAATGGAAACGGCATGACGAGAATGAGTCCGGATCAGTCCATGTCACCGATAGACATTAATCA GTATAAAAAGGCGAGCATACGTCGCACCTCGACAGTTCCTGAAGAACGTAGACCATCACAAACCAACGATCTTTTGGGCGAACCAATTCAACCAATTGACCATTCGTATAATGAATCCCCAGATTCAATTCTTAGCGGTTCTTTAGAAATAATGAACTCAACGCCGAACACAGCTGAATCAGAGATACCTACAATACCATTTCCGGCAGTAACGCACATTTTGATACCGTTGAATACTTCAGAATTTGAAGACCATTCACCAAaaacatcaaaaaaatttaaagaaaaagaggatgaGACTATTCAACGAGCGTTTGGAAGTCCAATTCCTATTGATGAAGATAAACCACTTTGa
- the LOC410959 gene encoding kinesin-like protein KIF12 isoform X3: protein MVLVKNSPPSRGESPQKENGRKDKGKNRVSRGNSPADQTSRGNSPGKSNSGVKVIGKNNLTKSRGSETGSIERLIDGDKRVIATKHLLPENNINVVVRVRPLSKKEIKTGDDMAVQFPGEGQIYCEGFPSSGDKKGKLFSYNVVFEPTATQEDILQFSGVKKLIEMAVEGFSCTAFCYGQTGSGKTHTLTGPPEMFEKMNPYSEQHGLVFRSFVYLFKLLQEREECNFVLKASFLEIYNEKVIDLLNPGTSRKPLMVRWSKKTRGFFVENLFTVECEELDDLLAVLEEGMRNRKVGAHNMNDHSSRSHSILTVNITSEQQMDNSVFISRQGKINFVDLAGSEMTKKTQSEGKTLEEANNINKSLMVLGYCIASLSDGKRKGGHIPYRDSKLTKLLADSLAGNGVTLMIACISPAKSNASETLNTLRYAARVKKIRTKPIVVMDPREALILSLKREVGALQTENEHLRAALHLNNDTSNIIRSESKAERKIPLTPPVVDLNKLSEMERSELSQLIHAYITENEALRRENAELYATREQVIRDQELVCRENERLLKKLEDVNSFYHCRVCCRSPIIPARPTYSAEMLNDSNNENAPGATNVWTNPNVEPTPLSSDMIRHGLYRSASSMPEKIQKELDKRRIVGSYNNIVEAYKDKSHHRRHNSWDNGNGMTRMSPDQSMSPIDINQNVW, encoded by the exons ATGGTGCTTGTGAAAAATTCACCACCTTCGCGAGGCGAGAGTcctcaaaaagaaaatgggaGGAAAGATAAGGGGAAGAATCGCGTGTCACGTGGCAATAGTCCAGCGGATCAGACTTCCAGAGGAAATAGCCCAGGAAAGAGCAATTCTGGTGTCAAAGTAATCGGGAAAAACAATTTGACGAAGTCTCGTGGAAGCGa GACCGGTAGTATCGAGAGACTGATAGATGGTGATAAGAGAGTAATTGCCACCAAACATTTGCTTCCAGAGAACAACATAAATGTTGTCGTCag AGTTCGCCCACTCAGCAAGAAGGAAATTAAAACCGGCGATGATATGGCCGTGCAATTTCCCGGAGAGGGGCAGATATAC TGCGAAGGATTTCCGAGTAGCGGGGACAAGAAGGGCAAATTATTTTCGTACAACGTGGTGTTCGAGCCCACGGCCACTCAGGAGGACATCTTACAATTTTCTGGCGTGAAAAAACTTATCGAAATGGCGGTGGAGGGATTCAGTTGTACCGCGTTCTGTTACGGGCAAACTGGAAGCGGGAAAACCCATACACTCACGGGGCCTCCAGAAATG TTCGAAAAAATGAATCCTTATTCGGAGCAACATGGCTTGGTCTTCCGCTCTTtcgtctatttatttaaattgttgcaAGAACGAGAAGAATGTAATTTTGTGTTGAAAGCCTCCTTCCTGgagatttataatgaaaag GTAATAGATTTGTTAAATCCTGGCACATCGAGGAAACCTTTAATGGTCCGGTGGAGTAAAAAGACACGAGGCTTTTTCGTCGAGAATCTTTTCACTGTTGAATGCGAAGAACTTGATGATCTTCTGGCTGTTCTCGAAGAAG GGATGAGAAATAGAAAAGTCGGTGCACACAATATGAATGATCATTCTAGCAGAAGTCATAGTATCCTCACTGTCAATATCACATCTGAGCAACAG ATGGATAACAGCGTATTCATCTCAAGACaaggaaaaatcaattttgtcgATCTGGCTGGTAGTGAGATGACGAAAAAGACACAAAGTGAGGGGAAAACTTTGGAAGAAGCGAACAATatcaataaaagtttaatggTTCTAG GTTACTGCATAGCTTCTTTGAGTGATGGGAAACGTAAGGGTGGACATATTCCATATCGAGACAGTAAACTAACTAAACTTCTGGCCGATAGTTTAGCGGGAAATGGTGTTACTTTAAtg ATCGCTTGTATTTCACCAGCTAAATCGAACGCAAGCGAAACTTTGAATACTTTGAGATATGCAGCgagagtaaaaaaaatccgaACAAAACCTATCGTGGTAATG gATCCTCGAGAAGCTCTGATTCTTAGTCTGAAACGAGAGGTAGGAGCCTTACAAACAGAAAATGAACATCTTCGAGCAGctcttcatttaaataatgataccTCAAATATAATTCGTAGCGAATCTAAAG ctgaaagaaaaataccaTTGACACCTCCAGtagtagatttaaataaactatCTGAAATGGAACGATCTGAATTAAGTCAACTGATCCATGCATATATTACTGAAAATGAAGCTCTTCGTCGAGAAAATGCAGAGTTATATGCTACAAGAGAGCAAGTGATACGGGATCAAGAACTTGTTTGCAGAGAAAACGAGAGGTTACTGAAGAAACTCGAAGATGTCAACTC GTTTTATCACTGCAGAGTATGTTGTCGATCCCCAATCATACCTGCCAGACCTACATATTCAGCGGAAATGCTAAATGATAGTAATAACGAGAATGCACCTGGCGCAACCAATGTTTGGACCAATCCTAACGTGGAACCTACTCCCCTTTCGAGT GATATGATCAGACATGGGTTATACAGATCTGCAAGTAGTATGCCagagaaaatacaaaaagaattaGATAAACGAAGAATTGTAGGaagctataataatatagtagaaGCATACAAAGACAAGAGTCATCACCGTAGACACAATTCATGGGATAATGGAAACGGCATGACGAGAATGAGTCCGGATCAGTCCATGTCACCGATAGACATTAATCA GAATGTATGGTAA